A single genomic interval of Microbacterium sp. BLY harbors:
- a CDS encoding 3-hydroxyacyl-CoA dehydrogenase NAD-binding domain-containing protein — protein sequence MSYDDVDFSPIQALTEGEVVTHSPVRDIRLASGKVLALITLDNGRDHTRPNTLGPATLTELGATLDGLAARAAAGEIQAVGITGKQYIMAAGADLSDISKVGSRDNARLIAQLGHKVLGTLSELGVPSFAFVNGLALGGGLEIALNSTYRTVDASAAAVALPEVFLGIIPGWGGAYLLPNLIGIENALEVVISNPLKQNRMLKPQQAFDLGIFDAIFPAANYLENSLAWADAVLGGKKVERRNEPGKIERLTKWPIAIKMARGMLESKIGTVPKSPYAALDLLDKAKSGTKAEGFAREDEALAELVTGDQFAASMYAFDLVQKRAKRPVGAPDKQLARKVTKVGIIGAGLMASQFALLFVRKLQVPVLVTDLDQARVDKGVAYIHEEIGKLEGKGRIDADTANKLRGLVTGTTDKSLYADCDFVIEAVFEEVGVKQQVFGEIEKIIAEDAVLATNTSSLSVEEIGAKLAHPERLVGFHFFNPVAVMPLIEIVKTPTTADAALSTAFVVAKNLGKNAVLTADAPGFVVNRLLAKVMGEAARAVYEGTPIADVEKAFAPLGLPMGPFQLIDLVGWKVAAHVQDTMVRAFPDRFYANENFHALAELDQVVEKDKGGRVVGWTKQAEKVLKPAVGKSPASAATILQRVQDGLATEIKLMLDEGVVPEVEDIDLCLILGAGWPFIDGGASPYLDREGASERAFGGSFHTPQIRGIESR from the coding sequence GTGAGCTACGACGACGTCGACTTCTCGCCCATCCAGGCACTCACCGAGGGAGAGGTCGTCACGCACTCCCCCGTGCGCGACATCCGCCTCGCGTCAGGTAAGGTCCTCGCGCTGATCACCCTGGACAACGGTCGTGACCACACGCGCCCGAACACCCTGGGCCCGGCCACCCTCACCGAACTCGGCGCGACGCTGGACGGCCTCGCGGCCCGAGCGGCGGCCGGGGAGATCCAGGCGGTCGGTATCACCGGCAAGCAGTACATCATGGCCGCCGGCGCCGACCTCTCGGACATCAGCAAGGTCGGCTCGCGGGACAACGCGCGTCTGATCGCCCAGCTCGGCCACAAGGTGCTCGGAACGCTCAGCGAGCTCGGCGTCCCGTCGTTCGCGTTCGTGAACGGGCTCGCGCTCGGCGGTGGCCTCGAGATCGCCCTGAACTCCACCTACCGCACGGTCGACGCCTCGGCGGCCGCCGTCGCCCTCCCCGAGGTCTTCCTGGGCATCATTCCCGGCTGGGGTGGCGCGTACCTGCTGCCGAACCTCATCGGCATCGAGAACGCCCTCGAGGTCGTGATCTCCAACCCGCTCAAGCAGAACCGCATGCTGAAGCCGCAGCAGGCGTTCGACCTCGGCATCTTCGACGCGATCTTCCCGGCCGCGAACTACCTCGAGAACTCGCTGGCGTGGGCGGATGCCGTCCTCGGCGGTAAGAAGGTCGAGCGGAGGAACGAACCGGGCAAGATCGAGCGACTCACGAAGTGGCCGATCGCCATCAAGATGGCGCGCGGCATGCTCGAGTCCAAGATCGGTACCGTTCCGAAGTCGCCGTACGCCGCGCTCGACCTGCTCGACAAGGCGAAGAGCGGCACCAAGGCGGAGGGCTTCGCCCGCGAGGACGAGGCCCTGGCCGAGCTCGTGACCGGCGACCAGTTCGCCGCGTCGATGTACGCGTTCGACCTCGTGCAGAAACGGGCCAAGCGCCCGGTCGGCGCTCCCGACAAGCAGCTCGCCCGGAAGGTCACCAAGGTCGGCATCATCGGTGCCGGTCTCATGGCCAGCCAGTTCGCCCTGCTGTTCGTGCGCAAGCTCCAGGTGCCGGTGCTCGTCACCGACCTGGACCAGGCGCGCGTCGACAAGGGAGTCGCCTACATCCACGAGGAGATCGGCAAGCTGGAAGGCAAGGGCCGCATCGACGCCGACACGGCGAACAAGCTGCGCGGCCTCGTCACGGGCACCACGGACAAGAGCCTCTACGCGGACTGCGACTTCGTCATCGAGGCCGTGTTCGAGGAGGTCGGCGTCAAGCAGCAGGTGTTCGGTGAGATCGAGAAGATCATCGCGGAGGACGCGGTGCTCGCGACGAACACCTCGTCGCTGTCGGTCGAGGAGATCGGCGCGAAGCTCGCCCACCCCGAGCGCCTCGTCGGCTTCCACTTCTTCAACCCGGTCGCGGTCATGCCGCTGATCGAGATCGTGAAGACACCGACGACCGCCGACGCGGCGCTGTCGACCGCTTTCGTCGTCGCGAAGAACCTCGGCAAGAACGCCGTGCTCACCGCCGACGCCCCCGGGTTCGTGGTGAACCGTCTGCTCGCCAAGGTGATGGGCGAAGCCGCGCGGGCCGTCTACGAGGGCACCCCCATCGCCGACGTCGAGAAGGCGTTCGCGCCGCTCGGTCTACCGATGGGGCCCTTCCAGCTCATCGATCTGGTCGGCTGGAAGGTCGCCGCGCACGTGCAGGACACGATGGTGCGGGCGTTCCCTGACCGGTTCTACGCGAACGAGAACTTCCATGCCCTGGCCGAGCTCGACCAGGTGGTCGAGAAGGACAAGGGCGGGCGCGTGGTCGGGTGGACGAAGCAGGCCGAGAAGGTGCTCAAGCCGGCTGTCGGCAAGAGTCCGGCGTCGGCGGCCACCATCCTGCAGCGCGTGCAGGACGGGCTCGCCACCGAGATCAAGCTCATGCTGGACGAGGGCGTCGTCCCGGAGGTGGAGGACATCGACCTCTGCCTCATCCTCGGCGCCGGCTGGCCGTTCATCGACGGAGGCGCCTCGCCCTACCTCGACCGCGAGGGTGCGTCCGAGCGCGCGTTCGGCGGCTCGTTCCACACCCCGCAGATCCGGGGTATCGAAAGCCGCTGA
- the dxs gene encoding 1-deoxy-D-xylulose-5-phosphate synthase, which produces MPILPSISGPRDLDRLSPEQLEELASEIRAFLVENVSQTGGHLGPNLGVVELTIALHRVFSSPDDPFIFDTGHQSYVHKILTGRQDFSKLRVRDGLAGYPQRAESPHDVVESSHASSSLSWADGVSRALTATGRADRHVIAVVGDGALTGGMTWEALNNISDDNDRNLIIVVNDNGRSYAPTIGGMSRFLNRVRTAAAYKDLHHKSDRLFRAFGPMGRAVFRGVRGGTHGFLSRFTNNEALYSNLDIKYLGPVDGHDLPALLETLELAKSYGAPVIVHAITEKGRGYQPARDDEADQFHAVGKIDPTTGETLSSGGRGWTDVFSDALVKVGERRSDVIAITAAMLRPTGLAPFAERFPDRVYDVGIAEQHAVASAAGLAYGGLHPVVAVYATFMGRAFDQVLMDVALHRAGVTFVLDRAGVTGPDGPSHHGMWDLAMLQIVPHIRIAAPRDGARLTEALDEAVAVEDAPTVIRFPKGDVSADLPAVERLVDGVDVLARGEGEDVLIVAIGPFAALAVDVAERLRAQGIGATVIDPRWAIPVQPSVVELAARHRLVITLEDGIRVGGIGTRVRQVLREAGIDTAVDELGLPDEFIDHASRDQILADAGLTASKIAQDVVAQVLGTRIPKARHAGETGAIELPLHERH; this is translated from the coding sequence ATGCCCATTCTTCCGAGCATCTCTGGACCGCGCGATCTGGATCGGCTGTCGCCAGAGCAATTGGAAGAACTTGCCTCCGAGATCCGCGCCTTCCTCGTCGAGAACGTCTCTCAGACCGGGGGGCACCTGGGCCCCAACCTCGGCGTCGTGGAGCTGACCATCGCTCTGCATCGCGTGTTCTCCTCGCCGGACGACCCGTTCATCTTCGACACGGGACACCAGTCCTACGTGCACAAGATCCTCACGGGCCGCCAGGACTTCTCGAAGCTGCGCGTCCGCGACGGCCTGGCGGGCTATCCGCAGCGCGCGGAGAGCCCGCACGACGTGGTCGAGTCCTCCCATGCATCCAGCTCGCTCAGCTGGGCCGACGGCGTGTCGCGCGCGCTGACCGCCACCGGACGCGCCGATCGCCACGTGATAGCCGTGGTGGGCGACGGCGCGCTGACCGGTGGCATGACGTGGGAGGCGCTGAATAACATCTCCGACGACAACGACCGCAACCTCATCATCGTCGTCAACGACAACGGGCGCTCCTACGCGCCGACCATCGGCGGCATGTCGCGCTTCCTCAACAGGGTGCGCACCGCCGCGGCCTACAAGGACCTCCACCACAAGTCGGACCGGCTGTTCCGCGCGTTCGGTCCGATGGGGCGCGCGGTGTTCCGCGGTGTGCGGGGCGGCACGCATGGCTTCCTCTCGCGCTTCACGAACAACGAGGCGCTGTACTCCAACCTCGACATCAAGTACCTCGGTCCCGTCGACGGACACGATCTGCCCGCACTGCTGGAGACCCTGGAGCTGGCGAAGTCGTACGGCGCGCCCGTCATCGTGCACGCGATCACCGAGAAGGGCCGCGGCTATCAGCCGGCCCGCGACGACGAGGCCGACCAGTTCCATGCGGTCGGCAAGATCGACCCGACGACGGGGGAGACCCTGTCCTCGGGCGGCCGCGGGTGGACGGACGTGTTCTCGGACGCGCTCGTGAAGGTCGGTGAGCGGCGCTCTGACGTGATCGCGATCACGGCGGCCATGCTCCGGCCGACCGGTCTCGCGCCGTTCGCTGAGCGCTTCCCCGACCGGGTCTACGACGTGGGGATCGCGGAGCAGCACGCGGTGGCCTCCGCGGCCGGGCTCGCGTACGGCGGCCTGCATCCGGTCGTCGCCGTCTATGCCACCTTCATGGGACGCGCCTTCGACCAGGTGCTCATGGACGTCGCCCTGCACCGGGCCGGGGTCACCTTCGTGCTCGATCGCGCCGGTGTGACCGGACCGGACGGGCCGAGCCACCACGGGATGTGGGACCTCGCGATGCTGCAGATCGTCCCGCATATCCGCATCGCCGCTCCTCGCGACGGCGCGCGTCTCACCGAGGCGCTGGACGAGGCCGTCGCGGTGGAGGACGCCCCCACCGTGATCCGCTTCCCGAAGGGCGACGTCTCCGCCGACCTGCCGGCTGTCGAACGCCTCGTGGACGGCGTGGACGTGCTCGCGCGCGGCGAGGGCGAGGACGTCCTCATCGTCGCTATCGGCCCGTTCGCCGCACTGGCGGTGGATGTCGCCGAGCGGCTCCGTGCGCAGGGGATCGGGGCGACGGTGATCGATCCGCGCTGGGCGATTCCCGTGCAGCCGTCCGTCGTCGAGCTCGCCGCACGGCACCGCCTCGTGATCACCCTCGAGGACGGCATCCGCGTCGGTGGCATCGGGACGCGCGTGCGGCAGGTGCTGCGCGAGGCGGGCATCGACACCGCCGTGGACGAACTCGGCCTCCCGGACGAGTTCATCGACCACGCGTCCCGCGACCAGATCCTCGCGGACGCCGGGCTGACGGCCTCCAAGATCGCGCAGGACGTGGTGGCACAGGTGCTGGGCACTCGCATCCCGAAGGCCCGCCACGCCGGCGAGACCGGCGCGATCGAGCTCCCGCTCCACGAACGCCACTGA
- a CDS encoding aconitate hydratase produces the protein MSTVNSFGAKSTLTVGSTDYEIFRIDTVPGFDKLPFSLKVLLENLLRTEDGANVTKAQIEALGSWDANAEPNTEIQFTPARVVMQDFTGVPCIVDLATMREAVTALGGDPNKINPLSPAEMVIDHSVIADLFGSENALERNVEIEYERNGERYQFLRWGQTAFSDFKVVPPGTGIVHQVNIEHLAKVIYDREVDGVLRAYPDTCVGTDSHTTMVNGLGVLGWGVGGIEAEAAMLGQPVSMLIPRVVGFKLSGEIPAGVTATDVVLTITDMLRKHGVVGKFVEFYGEGVASVPLANRATIGNMSPEFGSTAAIFPIDDVTLDYLRLTGRSEEAVALVEAYAKEQKLWHDASHEPVFSEYMELDLGTVVPSIAGPKRPQDRILLSEAKTQFEQDILNYATPSTSEDIVDLESKHSFPASDPGQVPGEEEPSTRPVHISSGAPANVSNPVPVTTPEGEKYTLDNGAVTLAAITSCTNTSNPSVMIAAGLLARKAREKGLKQKPWVKTTLGPGSKVVTDYYEKSGLDKDLEGLGFYTVGYGCTICIGNSGPLIEEVSEAINSHDLAVTAVLSGNRNFEGRISPDVKMNYLASPPLVIAYALAGSMHFDFETDALGKDADGNDVFLKDIWPSPEEVQEIVDSSISRDQFIKQYATVFDGDERWRNLPTPDDDTFQWDENSTYVRKAPYFDGMTMELTPVKDIEGARVMATLGDSVTTDHISPAGNIKPGTPAAQYLTEHGVDRKDFNSFGSRRGNHEVMIRGTFANIRLKNLMVSAVNDGQVVEGGFTRDFTQPGGPQSYIYDACMNYAEQGTPLVVFGGKEYGSGSSRDWAAKGTSLLGVKAVITESFERIHRSNLIGMGVVPLQFPEGESWESLGLDGTEIVSITGLEELNNGVTPKTVKVTATPSEHSPEGKQPVEFDAVVRIDTPGEADYYRNGGILQYVLRSLV, from the coding sequence GTGTCCACGGTGAACAGCTTCGGTGCCAAGAGCACCCTGACGGTCGGCAGTACCGACTACGAGATCTTCCGCATCGACACGGTGCCCGGTTTCGACAAGCTCCCCTTCAGCCTCAAGGTCCTCCTGGAGAACCTGCTTCGCACCGAGGACGGCGCGAACGTGACGAAGGCGCAGATCGAGGCGCTCGGGTCGTGGGACGCGAACGCGGAGCCCAACACCGAGATCCAGTTCACGCCGGCGCGCGTGGTCATGCAGGACTTCACCGGTGTGCCCTGCATCGTCGACCTCGCCACCATGCGCGAGGCCGTGACGGCGCTCGGCGGCGACCCGAACAAGATCAACCCGCTCTCGCCGGCCGAGATGGTCATCGACCACTCCGTCATCGCCGACCTCTTCGGCAGTGAGAACGCCCTCGAGCGCAACGTCGAGATCGAGTACGAGCGCAACGGCGAGCGGTACCAGTTCCTCCGCTGGGGCCAGACCGCGTTCAGCGACTTCAAGGTGGTCCCCCCGGGCACCGGCATCGTGCACCAGGTGAACATCGAGCACCTGGCCAAGGTCATCTACGACCGCGAGGTCGACGGCGTGCTGCGGGCATACCCCGACACGTGTGTCGGCACCGACTCGCACACCACGATGGTCAACGGCCTGGGCGTCCTCGGCTGGGGCGTCGGCGGCATCGAGGCCGAGGCAGCCATGCTCGGTCAGCCCGTGTCGATGCTCATCCCGCGCGTCGTCGGCTTCAAGCTCTCGGGTGAGATCCCCGCCGGCGTGACCGCGACCGACGTGGTGCTGACCATCACCGACATGCTGCGCAAGCACGGCGTGGTCGGTAAGTTCGTCGAGTTCTACGGCGAGGGCGTCGCGTCGGTGCCGCTGGCCAACCGCGCGACGATCGGCAACATGTCGCCCGAGTTCGGCTCGACCGCCGCCATCTTCCCGATCGACGACGTCACCCTCGACTACCTGCGACTCACCGGTCGCAGCGAGGAGGCCGTCGCGCTCGTCGAGGCCTACGCCAAGGAGCAGAAGCTCTGGCACGACGCCTCCCACGAGCCCGTCTTCAGCGAGTACATGGAGCTGGACCTCGGCACCGTCGTGCCGTCCATCGCCGGCCCGAAGCGCCCGCAGGACCGCATCCTCCTCTCCGAAGCGAAGACGCAGTTCGAGCAGGACATCCTGAACTACGCCACGCCGTCGACGAGCGAGGACATCGTCGACCTCGAGTCGAAGCACTCGTTCCCGGCGTCCGACCCGGGCCAGGTGCCCGGCGAGGAGGAGCCGTCCACGCGTCCCGTGCACATCAGCAGCGGTGCGCCGGCCAACGTGTCGAACCCCGTCCCGGTCACGACGCCCGAGGGTGAGAAGTACACCCTCGACAATGGCGCCGTCACCCTCGCCGCCATCACGTCGTGCACCAACACCTCCAACCCGTCCGTGATGATCGCGGCCGGTCTCCTCGCCCGCAAGGCGCGGGAGAAGGGCCTGAAGCAGAAGCCGTGGGTCAAGACCACGCTCGGTCCCGGCTCGAAGGTCGTCACCGACTACTACGAGAAGTCCGGACTCGACAAGGATCTCGAGGGCCTCGGCTTCTACACGGTCGGCTACGGCTGCACGATCTGCATCGGGAACTCGGGTCCGCTGATCGAAGAGGTCTCCGAGGCGATCAACTCGCACGACCTCGCGGTCACGGCCGTCCTCTCGGGCAACCGGAACTTCGAGGGCCGGATCAGCCCGGACGTGAAGATGAACTACCTGGCGAGCCCGCCGCTGGTCATCGCCTACGCCCTCGCCGGCTCGATGCACTTCGACTTCGAGACCGACGCCCTGGGTAAGGACGCGGACGGAAACGACGTCTTCCTCAAGGACATCTGGCCCTCCCCGGAGGAGGTGCAGGAGATCGTCGACTCGTCGATCTCGCGCGACCAGTTCATCAAGCAGTACGCCACCGTGTTCGACGGTGACGAGCGCTGGCGCAACCTGCCCACGCCGGACGACGACACGTTCCAGTGGGACGAGAACTCGACCTACGTGCGCAAGGCGCCGTACTTCGACGGCATGACGATGGAGCTCACGCCGGTGAAGGACATCGAGGGTGCCCGCGTCATGGCGACGCTCGGCGACTCGGTCACCACCGACCACATCTCCCCGGCCGGCAACATCAAGCCGGGCACGCCCGCCGCGCAGTACCTGACGGAGCACGGCGTCGACCGTAAGGACTTCAACTCCTTCGGCTCGCGCCGCGGCAACCACGAGGTGATGATCCGCGGGACGTTCGCGAACATCCGCCTGAAGAACCTCATGGTCTCCGCCGTGAACGACGGCCAGGTCGTCGAGGGTGGCTTCACCCGTGACTTCACCCAGCCGGGTGGGCCGCAGTCGTACATCTACGACGCGTGCATGAACTACGCCGAGCAGGGCACCCCGCTCGTCGTCTTCGGCGGCAAGGAGTACGGCTCCGGCTCGTCCCGCGACTGGGCGGCCAAGGGCACGAGCCTCTTGGGCGTCAAGGCCGTGATCACCGAGAGCTTCGAGCGCATCCACCGCTCCAACCTCATCGGCATGGGCGTCGTCCCGCTGCAGTTCCCGGAAGGCGAGAGCTGGGAGTCGCTGGGTCTCGACGGCACCGAGATCGTCTCGATCACGGGCCTCGAGGAGCTCAACAACGGCGTCACCCCGAAGACGGTCAAGGTCACCGCCACCCCGAGCGAGCACTCGCCCGAGGGCAAGCAGCCGGTGGAGTTCGACGCGGTCGTCCGCATCGACACCCCCGGTGAGGCGGACTACTACCGCAACGGCGGCATCCTGCAGTACGTGCTGCGCTCGCTGGTCTGA
- a CDS encoding DUF3159 domain-containing protein, with translation MSTPEAEEPRTQSASEILGAALGGAARKAGLDPAESASTHKVVWSAMGGWRGILESVLPSLAFVILFTLRPEPLLLPLGVSVGLAAVFTVVRLVQKSPPSAALGGLVAAVAAAGLALWTGRGEDNFVPGLITNAVYGSVILVSALIGWSVIGLAVGFLMGEGTAWRADRRKRRAFFWLGIAWAALFFARLAVQFPLYLAGDVTALGTLKLVMGLPLFAPLIAVTWLVVRALYPRASAHDDDVPA, from the coding sequence GTGAGCACGCCGGAGGCCGAGGAGCCGCGCACGCAGAGCGCGTCGGAGATCCTCGGGGCGGCGCTCGGCGGCGCCGCGCGCAAGGCCGGACTCGATCCGGCCGAGAGCGCGAGCACGCATAAGGTCGTCTGGTCGGCGATGGGCGGCTGGCGCGGGATCCTGGAGTCGGTGCTGCCGAGCCTCGCCTTCGTGATCCTCTTCACCCTCCGGCCGGAGCCCCTGCTGCTGCCGCTCGGCGTGTCCGTCGGTCTCGCCGCCGTGTTCACCGTCGTCCGCCTGGTGCAGAAGTCCCCGCCGTCCGCCGCCCTCGGCGGGCTCGTCGCGGCGGTCGCCGCGGCCGGCCTCGCCCTGTGGACCGGGCGCGGTGAGGACAACTTCGTGCCCGGGCTGATCACCAACGCCGTCTACGGTTCCGTGATCCTCGTCTCCGCCCTCATCGGATGGTCGGTGATCGGACTCGCCGTGGGCTTCCTCATGGGGGAGGGCACCGCGTGGCGCGCGGATCGGCGCAAGCGACGCGCGTTCTTCTGGCTCGGGATCGCCTGGGCTGCTCTCTTCTTCGCGCGCCTCGCGGTGCAGTTCCCGCTGTATCTGGCCGGTGACGTCACCGCCCTCGGCACCCTCAAGCTCGTGATGGGACTACCGCTGTTCGCGCCCCTCATCGCTGTGACCTGGCTCGTCGTCCGTGCGCTGTACCCCCGCGCGTCGGCGCACGACGACGACGTCCCGGCGTGA
- a CDS encoding DUF3710 domain-containing protein, which translates to MTDSNDTPSKSAPENRATEGPFDDSEANPVRPYIDLGGIKILPREGLNLRLEVEEQSKRIVAVGLDYAESSLQVQPFAAPRSGGLWDETRVQLRDQVKAQGGRVEEREGPLGKELLAEVPAAASEGSGLRLARFIGIDGPRWFLRGVIGGAAASDPEAAEKVEDLFRSIVVVRGGAPMPPRDLIPLKMPATPGSA; encoded by the coding sequence ATGACCGACAGCAACGACACTCCCTCCAAGTCGGCGCCGGAGAACCGCGCCACCGAGGGCCCGTTCGACGACTCCGAGGCGAACCCCGTCCGCCCCTACATCGACCTCGGCGGGATCAAGATCCTTCCCCGTGAGGGCCTGAACCTGCGTCTCGAGGTCGAGGAGCAGAGCAAGCGCATCGTGGCGGTCGGGCTCGACTACGCCGAGTCGTCCCTTCAGGTGCAGCCGTTCGCGGCGCCGCGCAGCGGCGGTCTCTGGGACGAGACCCGGGTTCAGCTCCGGGACCAGGTCAAGGCCCAGGGCGGTCGCGTCGAGGAGCGCGAGGGGCCACTCGGCAAGGAGCTCCTCGCCGAGGTCCCCGCCGCCGCCAGCGAGGGCTCCGGCCTGCGTCTGGCCCGGTTCATCGGCATCGATGGTCCGCGCTGGTTCCTCCGCGGCGTGATCGGCGGTGCGGCCGCGTCCGACCCCGAGGCCGCCGAGAAGGTGGAAGACCTCTTCCGTTCGATCGTCGTGGTGCGCGGAGGCGCACCCATGCCACCGCGCGACCTCATCCCGCTGAAGATGCCGGCGACGCCGGGTTCGGCGTGA
- the dut gene encoding dUTP diphosphatase → MTDSVDVPIIAAAVPGYAHPGDAGADLVAAEAVRLEPGERALVPTGVRIALPDGYAAFVVPRSGLAAKHGISIVNSPGTVDAGYRGEIKVSLINTDIHSAYDVAVGDRIAQLIVMPVTRARFLLVDELPDSVRGAGGFGSTGYQAQTPQNEAGQAK, encoded by the coding sequence GTGACCGATTCCGTTGATGTCCCCATTATCGCCGCTGCGGTCCCCGGCTACGCGCATCCGGGCGACGCCGGGGCCGATCTGGTCGCGGCCGAGGCCGTGCGGCTGGAGCCGGGGGAGCGGGCCCTGGTACCGACCGGCGTCCGGATCGCGCTTCCCGACGGCTACGCGGCCTTCGTCGTGCCGCGCAGCGGTCTCGCCGCGAAGCACGGGATCTCGATCGTGAACTCCCCGGGGACCGTGGATGCCGGCTACCGGGGTGAGATCAAGGTCAGCCTGATCAACACGGACATCCACAGCGCGTACGATGTCGCCGTCGGCGATCGCATCGCGCAGTTGATCGTCATGCCCGTCACGCGGGCGCGGTTCCTCCTGGTCGATGAACTGCCGGACAGCGTCCGCGGCGCCGGCGGATTCGGCTCGACCGGCTACCAGGCACAGACCCCTCAGAACGAAGCAGGACAGGCGAAATGA
- a CDS encoding DUF3093 family protein, with translation MQNPATDARPRYRERLAPSLWLLVTIALAGPMVSLIFVPVGSTFALLLGGVVSAVLVVAAIALTPVVEVQDGVLRAGRAHIDVRYLGDPVALTGAEARDARGPELPARGWHLIRGGIDGIVVVPNTDEADPVVAWTISTRTPDRLAAAIRAARG, from the coding sequence ATGCAGAACCCCGCAACGGACGCACGTCCCCGCTACCGCGAACGACTGGCCCCCAGCCTGTGGCTGCTGGTCACCATCGCGCTGGCCGGGCCGATGGTCTCCCTGATCTTCGTGCCGGTCGGCTCGACGTTCGCCCTACTCCTCGGCGGCGTCGTCTCCGCCGTCCTGGTCGTCGCCGCCATCGCCCTCACCCCGGTCGTCGAGGTGCAGGACGGCGTGCTCCGCGCCGGACGCGCGCACATCGACGTCCGGTACCTCGGCGACCCGGTGGCGCTGACCGGAGCCGAGGCGCGCGATGCTCGCGGTCCGGAGCTCCCCGCCCGCGGATGGCATCTCATCCGCGGCGGCATCGACGGCATCGTCGTCGTGCCCAACACCGACGAGGCCGATCCCGTCGTCGCCTGGACCATCTCCACCCGCACGCCCGACCGGCTCGCCGCAGCCATCCGCGCCGCCCGCGGCTGA
- a CDS encoding DUF4193 domain-containing protein — MATDYDAPRKSEDDSESIEALKERVPDKLSGTTGDEDSDNPSNFDLPGADLSDLELDVVVLPAQQDEFTCMSCFLVKHRSQLDHEGPDGPICKECAA; from the coding sequence ATGGCAACCGATTACGACGCTCCCCGAAAGAGTGAAGACGACTCCGAGTCGATCGAAGCCCTCAAGGAGCGTGTGCCGGACAAGCTGTCCGGCACGACCGGAGACGAGGACTCCGACAACCCGTCGAACTTCGATCTCCCTGGCGCGGATCTCTCCGACCTCGAGCTGGACGTCGTCGTGCTGCCCGCGCAGCAGGACGAGTTCACCTGCATGAGCTGCTTCCTCGTGAAGCATCGCTCGCAGCTCGACCACGAGGGACCCGACGGCCCCATCTGCAAGGAGTGCGCTGCCTGA